A stretch of Priestia aryabhattai DNA encodes these proteins:
- the lpdA gene encoding dihydrolipoyl dehydrogenase → MKPLVVIGGGPAGYVAAITAARQGKQVTLIEQKDLGGTCLNEGCMPTKSLLASAEAYEKIKQAEQFGITLPLEQVKINWDGVQHHKTTIVKKLVQGIGYLMKKNKIKVMKGEASFLTNHRLAVQNENQVEEVEAEQFIIASGSEPASLPFAPFDGKWIIHSGQAMSLPAIPSSLLIVGGGVIGCEFASIYSQMGAKVTIVEAADQLLPGEDADIAFTLQEELEKKGVAIYTSASLTEMQPEYKTALFKHKEELHELQVDYALISIGRKPRVLGLGLEKIGVHFSKQGIDVNEHMQTNVPNIYACGDVVGGIQLAHVAFHEGTVAALDACGKDKNVNYRAVPRCIYTHPEIASVGMTEKQARQEYGDVRIGEFSFTANGKAMITNEPIGKVKVIVEPQFNEIIGLSIIGSHATELIGQGTVMLHGELTTDVMEDFIAAHPTLSEAIHEALLHSAGQAVHS, encoded by the coding sequence GTGAAACCTTTAGTTGTCATTGGCGGCGGCCCTGCAGGATATGTGGCGGCCATTACCGCTGCCCGGCAAGGGAAACAAGTTACGTTAATCGAACAAAAAGATTTAGGTGGAACCTGTTTAAATGAGGGCTGTATGCCAACAAAGTCATTATTAGCAAGCGCGGAAGCCTACGAGAAAATCAAGCAAGCTGAGCAATTCGGCATCACTCTTCCTTTGGAACAAGTGAAAATTAACTGGGATGGCGTTCAGCATCATAAAACAACCATTGTTAAAAAACTGGTTCAGGGAATTGGCTATTTGATGAAAAAGAACAAAATTAAAGTCATGAAAGGTGAAGCTTCGTTTTTGACAAATCATCGTCTAGCCGTACAAAACGAAAACCAGGTAGAAGAGGTAGAGGCTGAACAGTTTATTATCGCTTCGGGTTCAGAACCTGCTAGCCTGCCATTTGCTCCTTTTGATGGAAAGTGGATCATTCACAGTGGACAAGCCATGTCGCTGCCTGCTATTCCCTCATCTCTTTTAATAGTAGGAGGAGGTGTAATTGGATGTGAATTTGCAAGCATTTACAGTCAAATGGGAGCAAAAGTAACGATTGTGGAAGCTGCGGACCAGCTGCTTCCTGGTGAAGATGCCGACATCGCATTTACGTTACAAGAAGAGTTAGAGAAAAAAGGAGTAGCGATTTATACATCCGCTTCGCTAACAGAAATGCAGCCAGAATATAAAACGGCTCTATTTAAACATAAAGAAGAGCTACATGAACTGCAAGTTGACTACGCATTAATTTCAATTGGAAGAAAACCTAGAGTGCTAGGTTTAGGTTTGGAAAAAATCGGCGTACATTTTTCAAAACAAGGAATTGATGTTAATGAGCATATGCAAACGAATGTACCTAATATCTATGCTTGTGGAGATGTAGTTGGCGGAATTCAGCTTGCTCATGTAGCCTTTCATGAAGGCACAGTTGCTGCTTTGGACGCATGTGGAAAAGATAAGAACGTGAATTACCGAGCTGTACCACGCTGCATCTATACTCACCCTGAAATTGCAAGTGTCGGTATGACAGAAAAACAGGCCCGACAAGAATACGGCGATGTTCGTATCGGAGAATTTTCGTTTACGGCAAACGGCAAAGCGATGATTACAAATGAGCCCATTGGAAAAGTAAAAGTAATAGTAGAACCACAGTTTAATGAAATTATCGGGCTTTCTATTATAGGTTCACATGCCACAGAATTAATTGGACAAGGAACAGTCATGCTGCACGGAGAATTGACCACAGATGTAATGGAAGACTTTATCGCGGCTCATCCTACATTATCCGAAGCGATTCATGAGGCTCTTTTGCATTCAGCGGGTCAGGCCGTTCACTCCTAA
- a CDS encoding 2,3-butanediol dehydrogenase has protein sequence MKALRWHGVKDVRLEHIAEPTVSQGKVKIKVEWCGICGSDLHEYTAGPIFIPTEEPHPLSKDKAPVVLGHEFSGQVVEVGEGITNVKVGDRVVVEPIYACGECEGCKQGKYNLCNKMGFYGLAGGGGGFSEYASIPVEMIHKIPEMVSYEQGALVEPSAVALHAVRQSKLKVGDKAAVFGTGPIGLLVIEALKASGASEIYAIELSEQRRRKAEELGAIVINPQEYDPVAEVHKRTGGGVDVSYEVTGVPLVLTQAINSTKTGGEAMIVSIFEKEASIHPQTIVLQERTVTGIIGYRDVFPAVISLMAKGYFSADKLVTKRIKLENVIEEGFETLLKEREQVKILVKAE, from the coding sequence ATGAAAGCATTAAGATGGCATGGCGTTAAAGATGTAAGGTTAGAACATATTGCAGAACCTACCGTCTCTCAAGGGAAAGTGAAAATTAAAGTAGAATGGTGTGGAATTTGCGGAAGTGATTTGCATGAGTACACGGCAGGACCAATCTTTATTCCTACAGAAGAACCCCATCCATTAAGCAAAGATAAAGCACCCGTTGTGCTGGGGCATGAGTTTTCTGGACAAGTTGTAGAAGTCGGAGAAGGTATTACGAATGTAAAAGTCGGAGACAGAGTAGTGGTAGAACCTATCTATGCATGCGGAGAGTGTGAAGGCTGTAAACAAGGAAAGTATAATCTTTGTAATAAAATGGGGTTTTATGGTCTTGCAGGAGGAGGCGGAGGTTTTTCTGAGTATGCCTCCATACCCGTAGAAATGATTCATAAAATACCGGAAATGGTATCTTACGAGCAAGGAGCTCTTGTAGAGCCTTCAGCTGTGGCTCTTCATGCTGTGCGCCAAAGCAAGTTGAAGGTAGGGGATAAAGCCGCTGTATTTGGGACGGGGCCAATCGGTTTGTTAGTGATTGAAGCGTTAAAAGCATCAGGTGCATCTGAAATTTATGCCATTGAACTATCGGAGCAGCGCAGAAGGAAAGCTGAAGAACTTGGGGCGATTGTCATTAACCCACAAGAATATGATCCCGTAGCAGAAGTACATAAGCGTACAGGCGGAGGTGTAGACGTTTCCTATGAAGTTACGGGTGTTCCTTTAGTTTTAACTCAAGCCATTAATTCTACCAAAACTGGCGGAGAGGCAATGATTGTTAGTATATTTGAAAAAGAAGCGTCCATTCATCCCCAAACAATTGTTTTACAAGAGCGTACAGTAACAGGTATTATTGGCTATCGCGATGTATTTCCAGCGGTTATTAGTTTAATGGCAAAAGGATATTTTTCGGCTGATAAATTGGTGACAAAACGTATCAAGCTAGAAAATGTGATTGAAGAAGGTTTTGAGACATTATTAAAAGAAAGAGAACAGGTGAAAATTTTGGTGAAAGCCGAATAA
- a CDS encoding ArsB/NhaD family transporter, with protein MHNAIQHITSFHVYAAIIIFIITYFLIMTEKINRASAALLGAILMILLGIVDFNNAITEHIQWETIVLLMGMMILVGITNKTGVFQYAAIKSAKIAKGDPVRILVILSILTGVGSAFLDNVTTVLLIVPVTFSITTILNINPFPFLISEVLFSNIGGTATLIGDPPNIMIGAANPHLDFNAFLLNLTPAVLIIGVVTLGILVLIYRKKLKVEDCKKQELMSLNEKDYIQDSVLMKKSLTVLVLTILGFTLHSVLHIDAAMVAITGAAVLLVIGLRSHDEVESAFDSVEWTTIIFFAGLFVLVGGLIDVGIIKKLAAGALNVTDGNIALSAYLILWISGIASAVIDNIPFVATMIPLIQDMAHGMGMSPDSAQINVLWWSLALGACLGGNGTLIGASANVIVAGMAVKKGHKFSFMDFLKIGAPITLVSLLISTLYIFLRYLLFL; from the coding sequence ATGCACAATGCAATTCAACACATTACAAGTTTTCATGTATACGCAGCCATTATTATATTTATCATTACATATTTTTTGATTATGACCGAAAAGATCAATCGCGCTTCAGCAGCTCTTTTAGGTGCTATATTAATGATTCTTTTAGGCATTGTTGATTTTAATAATGCTATTACCGAACACATTCAGTGGGAAACGATTGTACTTCTTATGGGTATGATGATTTTAGTTGGTATCACAAATAAAACAGGCGTGTTCCAATACGCAGCCATCAAGTCTGCTAAAATCGCTAAAGGTGATCCAGTTCGAATCTTAGTTATTTTATCGATTTTAACAGGCGTCGGGTCCGCTTTTTTAGACAATGTAACAACTGTTTTATTAATTGTTCCCGTTACCTTTTCGATTACTACTATTTTAAATATTAATCCTTTTCCATTTCTTATATCAGAAGTGCTATTTTCAAATATTGGAGGAACGGCAACTTTAATAGGCGACCCGCCCAATATCATGATCGGGGCAGCGAATCCTCACCTTGATTTTAATGCTTTTTTATTAAATTTAACTCCTGCAGTACTGATTATCGGTGTTGTGACGCTGGGGATTCTTGTCCTTATCTATCGTAAAAAGTTAAAAGTAGAAGATTGTAAAAAGCAAGAGTTAATGAGTTTAAATGAAAAAGATTATATTCAAGATTCCGTTTTAATGAAAAAATCGTTAACTGTATTAGTATTAACTATTCTAGGTTTTACGCTGCATTCCGTTTTACATATCGATGCCGCTATGGTAGCCATTACTGGTGCTGCTGTACTATTGGTAATTGGATTAAGAAGTCATGATGAAGTAGAAAGCGCGTTTGATTCTGTTGAATGGACAACTATTATTTTCTTTGCAGGTTTGTTTGTTCTTGTCGGAGGATTAATTGATGTAGGCATTATTAAAAAGCTGGCTGCTGGCGCTTTAAACGTTACAGACGGCAATATAGCACTGTCAGCTTATCTGATTTTGTGGATTAGTGGAATTGCCTCAGCTGTTATTGACAATATTCCTTTTGTTGCTACAATGATTCCACTTATTCAAGATATGGCTCACGGAATGGGAATGAGCCCTGATTCTGCTCAAATCAATGTACTATGGTGGTCATTGGCACTAGGAGCATGTTTGGGAGGAAACGGTACGTTAATTGGAGCGTCTGCCAATGTAATTGTAGCTGGCATGGCTGTGAAAAAAGGACATAAATTTTCGTTTATGGATTTTTTGAAAATTGGAGCTCCAATTACGCTCGTATCTCTTTTGATTTCAACGTTATATATCTTCCTTCGCTACCTTTTATTCCTGTAA
- a CDS encoding sigma-54-dependent Fis family transcriptional regulator produces MESTLSLNTWKRFVNEGALESSRLNDIIIKSWHRCKSADVNPYLDKGRSILRNEAFQSRKQMNSLFLDTALPHLERIKQSTADLGMVALLIDPEGYILSITGNRLTLNEARKINFVEGACWTEKEVGTNAIGTALQTEEPIMITGTEHYSIASHQWSCSAAPVRNDDGNLIGIINISCPVNRAHPYMLGMVTSIAYTIERELSIRMHKDEIELVHASMNFIDSKQLLLLCNYKEVIVGASKTVRECIPKWSGMQLNTIVQQGFRIVMEVPVCSKRHGNSIGKIIYLSEEAHHNQTNKQIPAQSFCFKGEAGISRSFQRTLEEIKHAAPTDTTVYILGETGTGKEVIARTIHENSSRKNGPFIALNCGAIPKELMESELFGYAEGAFTGARRQGYRGKFEQANHGTIFLDEIGELPHPMQVSLLRVLQERKVTPVGSNQEIPVDIRIITATHRDLHQLVSEGKFREDLYYRLHVYPVHVPALRERKEDIPHLVRYFCQKNTWNINFPKELVDKLIDYQWPGNIRELFNVLERLKISLKTEAEKEKILNYLSSLNLGGQKNISHSDTSQEIEENDFTPLPALTFREKVQKDLMMDALRKTQGNVSLAAKLLDIPRSTFYNRLKKFNL; encoded by the coding sequence ATGGAATCTACACTTTCTTTAAACACATGGAAACGTTTTGTAAACGAAGGGGCACTTGAATCTTCAAGGTTAAACGACATTATTATAAAATCATGGCATCGTTGTAAAAGCGCAGATGTTAATCCTTACCTAGATAAAGGCAGATCGATTTTAAGAAATGAAGCTTTTCAGTCTCGAAAACAAATGAACTCTTTGTTTCTTGATACGGCTTTGCCGCACTTAGAAAGAATAAAACAATCAACGGCGGATTTAGGAATGGTTGCTCTACTAATTGACCCAGAAGGCTATATTTTATCTATTACAGGAAATAGACTTACACTTAATGAAGCAAGGAAAATTAATTTTGTGGAAGGAGCCTGTTGGACAGAGAAAGAAGTAGGAACAAATGCAATCGGTACAGCTCTACAAACGGAAGAGCCAATTATGATAACAGGGACAGAACATTATTCCATTGCTTCGCATCAATGGAGCTGTTCGGCAGCGCCTGTTCGAAATGACGACGGAAATTTAATTGGGATTATTAATATTTCTTGTCCTGTAAACAGAGCTCACCCTTATATGCTTGGAATGGTTACGTCAATTGCATATACAATCGAACGGGAGTTAAGCATTCGAATGCACAAAGACGAAATTGAGTTGGTTCATGCTTCTATGAATTTTATCGATAGCAAGCAGCTCTTGCTTCTTTGCAATTACAAAGAAGTAATTGTAGGAGCAAGTAAAACCGTTCGAGAATGTATACCTAAATGGTCAGGTATGCAGTTAAATACAATTGTACAACAGGGGTTTCGTATAGTGATGGAAGTGCCTGTATGTTCAAAAAGACACGGTAATTCTATTGGAAAGATTATTTATTTATCAGAAGAAGCACATCATAATCAAACAAATAAGCAGATCCCTGCTCAATCATTTTGTTTTAAAGGAGAAGCGGGCATAAGCCGTTCCTTTCAGCGAACACTTGAAGAAATAAAGCATGCAGCGCCTACGGATACAACAGTTTATATTTTAGGGGAAACAGGTACTGGAAAAGAAGTGATAGCCCGAACGATTCATGAAAACAGTTCGCGTAAAAACGGGCCTTTTATTGCTCTTAATTGCGGTGCCATTCCGAAGGAACTCATGGAAAGTGAATTATTTGGCTATGCGGAAGGAGCATTTACAGGAGCACGGCGTCAAGGATATCGAGGAAAGTTTGAGCAAGCTAATCATGGCACAATTTTTCTTGATGAAATAGGTGAGCTTCCTCATCCTATGCAAGTTTCTTTGTTAAGAGTATTGCAAGAACGCAAGGTAACGCCTGTTGGAAGCAATCAGGAAATTCCGGTAGACATCCGAATTATTACCGCTACTCATCGAGATCTTCATCAACTTGTCAGTGAAGGAAAGTTTCGAGAAGATTTATATTACCGACTTCACGTGTATCCTGTACATGTTCCCGCTTTGCGAGAAAGGAAAGAGGATATTCCACATCTGGTGCGCTACTTTTGTCAAAAGAATACTTGGAATATTAATTTCCCTAAGGAATTAGTAGATAAATTGATAGATTACCAGTGGCCCGGAAACATTCGAGAATTATTTAATGTACTTGAACGCTTGAAGATCTCGCTTAAAACAGAAGCAGAAAAAGAGAAGATATTGAATTATTTGAGTTCTTTAAATCTTGGTGGCCAGAAGAACATCTCTCACTCTGATACTTCACAAGAAATAGAAGAAAATGATTTTACGCCCTTACCCGCACTCACATTTCGTGAAAAAGTTCAAAAAGACTTAATGATGGATGCTTTACGTAAAACACAGGGAAATGTGTCACTTGCCGCTAAGCTGTTAGATATACCAAGAAGTACATTTTATAACAGATTAAAAAAATTCAATTTGTAA
- a CDS encoding dihydrolipoamide acetyltransferase family protein gives MAAEVVMPKLGLAMKEGTVSTWNKKVGDSVSKGDMIASINSEKIEMEIEAPQDGVILDILVQEDVGVPPGTIICYVGNPNEQLTEQSRSANELQAPKNEVAATISLEEPPVNATPSKKSKETVRISPIAKKIAESENINIETIKGTGPKGRITKADVEKVLTERASEASYSPSEIDTSSIKKETLPVAGMRKVIAGRMHNSLLNSAQLTINMKADVTDLLSLQREIKDVIHQRHEVKISLTDFIARAVVLSLQEHKQMNSAYMDNEIHLYHHIHLGMAVALENGLVVLVMQHAEKMSLVELAAEIKTRAADARQGQLGTDRMQGSTFTITNLGAYGVEYFTPVLNPPETGILGVGATEDVPIYKGDELQRRSVLPLSLTFDHRVLDGAPAANFLGTIKQYLEQPILLLL, from the coding sequence ATGGCTGCAGAGGTTGTAATGCCAAAATTAGGACTGGCAATGAAAGAAGGAACTGTTTCGACGTGGAACAAAAAAGTTGGAGACTCCGTTTCAAAAGGAGATATGATTGCAAGCATTAATTCTGAAAAAATAGAAATGGAAATTGAAGCTCCGCAGGACGGTGTAATTCTTGATATTCTTGTGCAAGAAGATGTAGGAGTGCCTCCTGGAACTATTATCTGTTATGTTGGAAATCCAAACGAGCAGCTCACTGAGCAGAGCCGTTCAGCAAATGAGCTTCAAGCTCCTAAAAACGAGGTAGCAGCCACTATCTCTTTAGAAGAGCCGCCTGTAAACGCGACTCCATCCAAAAAAAGCAAAGAAACTGTGCGCATTTCACCAATTGCGAAGAAAATAGCAGAATCTGAAAATATTAATATTGAAACGATTAAAGGCACAGGACCAAAAGGAAGAATCACAAAAGCAGATGTAGAGAAAGTGCTGACGGAAAGAGCTTCAGAAGCGAGTTATTCACCCTCAGAAATAGATACTTCCTCTATAAAAAAAGAAACGCTTCCAGTAGCGGGCATGAGGAAAGTCATTGCAGGTCGAATGCATAATAGTTTATTAAACAGTGCCCAATTAACGATCAATATGAAAGCTGACGTGACAGATTTACTTTCTCTTCAGCGAGAGATCAAAGATGTGATCCACCAACGCCATGAGGTAAAAATCTCTCTAACCGATTTTATTGCTCGCGCTGTTGTTCTTTCACTTCAAGAACACAAACAAATGAACAGTGCCTATATGGATAACGAAATTCACCTCTATCACCATATTCACCTTGGAATGGCCGTAGCTTTAGAAAATGGATTAGTTGTTCTTGTTATGCAACATGCTGAAAAGATGTCGTTAGTTGAATTAGCAGCAGAGATTAAAACACGAGCAGCCGATGCTCGGCAAGGCCAACTAGGCACTGATAGAATGCAAGGTTCAACATTTACTATTACTAATCTAGGTGCTTACGGAGTAGAGTATTTTACACCTGTATTAAATCCCCCAGAAACAGGAATTCTTGGTGTTGGAGCTACTGAAGATGTACCGATATATAAAGGAGATGAATTACAAAGAAGGAGTGTGCTGCCTTTAAGCCTAACGTTTGATCATCGCGTACTGGACGGAGCACCTGCAGCCAATTTCCTTGGAACCATCAAACAATACTTAGAACAACCTATTTTACTACTCTTATAG
- a CDS encoding alpha-ketoacid dehydrogenase subunit beta, translating to MTRKLSMSEAINEAMKLAMRKDENVILLGEDVAGGAEIDHLQDDEAWGGVLGVTKGLVQEFGRERILDTPISEAAYIGAAMGAAATGLRPVAELMFNDFIGCCLDQVLNQGAKFRYMFGGKAEVPVTIRTTHGAGFRAAAQHSQSLYALFTSIPGIKVVVPSNPYDAKGLLLAAIEDNDPVIFFEDKTLYNMKGEVPEGYYTIPLGKADVKREGTDLTIVAIGKQVNTALTAADQLSHKGIDVEVVDPRSLSPFDEETILSSVEKTNRLIVIDEANPRCSIATDIAALVADKGFDMLDAPIKRITAPHTPVPFSPPLEDIYLPTPQKVIEVVSELLGDKSLLSV from the coding sequence ATGACTAGAAAATTAAGCATGTCTGAAGCCATTAATGAAGCTATGAAACTGGCGATGCGAAAAGATGAAAATGTGATTCTTTTGGGAGAGGATGTAGCTGGCGGAGCGGAAATTGACCACCTGCAAGATGATGAGGCGTGGGGCGGGGTCCTTGGAGTTACGAAGGGGCTTGTACAAGAATTTGGACGGGAAAGAATTCTTGATACGCCTATTTCAGAAGCAGCTTATATAGGAGCTGCAATGGGAGCCGCAGCCACGGGGTTAAGACCGGTTGCAGAATTAATGTTTAACGACTTTATTGGCTGCTGCTTGGACCAAGTGCTGAATCAAGGCGCAAAATTCAGATACATGTTCGGAGGAAAAGCAGAAGTGCCAGTCACGATTCGAACGACTCATGGAGCTGGATTTAGGGCTGCAGCTCAGCATTCTCAGAGTTTGTACGCTTTGTTCACTAGTATTCCTGGCATTAAAGTAGTGGTGCCTTCTAACCCTTACGATGCAAAAGGGTTATTGTTAGCAGCAATCGAAGACAATGATCCTGTTATCTTTTTTGAAGATAAAACATTGTATAACATGAAAGGAGAGGTTCCGGAAGGCTACTATACAATTCCGTTAGGGAAAGCTGATGTGAAACGCGAAGGAACGGATTTAACGATTGTAGCAATTGGAAAACAAGTAAATACTGCGCTTACGGCAGCAGATCAACTGTCTCACAAAGGAATTGACGTAGAAGTAGTCGATCCACGAAGTTTATCACCTTTTGATGAAGAGACGATTCTTTCTTCTGTAGAAAAAACGAATCGATTAATTGTCATTGATGAAGCCAACCCAAGATGCAGCATAGCAACGGATATTGCTGCGCTAGTTGCAGATAAAGGATTTGACATGCTTGATGCACCTATTAAACGAATTACAGCACCACATACGCCTGTGCCGTTTTCACCCCCATTAGAAGATATTTATCTGCCAACACCACAAAAAGTAATTGAAGTTGTATCGGAGTTGCTAGGAGATAAATCGCTTCTAAGCGTGTAA
- a CDS encoding thiamine pyrophosphate-dependent dehydrogenase E1 component subunit alpha, with product MKTAQNKTEKLTKEKASWMYQKMVEIRKFEDEVHQIFAKGVLPGFVHLYAGEEAVAVGMCAHLNDSDSITSTHRGHGHCIAKGGDLDGMMAELFGKVTGLGKGKGGSMHIADLDKGILGANGIVGGGFPLACGSALTAKYKKTKYVSVCFFGDGAGNEGTFHEGINLAAIWKLPVVFVAENNGYGEATPFSYASSCNAIADRAASYNIPGVRVDGKDVMAVYEAAAEAIQRARRGEGPTLIECVTYRNYGHFEGDAQTYKLGNEKKEHLQEKDAIALFENYLLSEQIVTEKELRDIDGNVEKAVKRAVELAETSDYPDASELLTDVYVSY from the coding sequence ATGAAAACTGCTCAAAATAAAACAGAAAAGCTTACGAAAGAAAAAGCCAGCTGGATGTATCAGAAAATGGTAGAAATTCGAAAGTTTGAAGATGAAGTACATCAAATTTTCGCAAAAGGGGTACTGCCTGGTTTTGTTCATCTGTATGCGGGTGAAGAAGCAGTAGCGGTTGGAATGTGTGCTCATCTTAATGACAGCGACAGTATTACAAGCACTCATCGCGGACACGGCCATTGTATTGCTAAAGGTGGCGATTTAGATGGAATGATGGCTGAACTTTTCGGAAAGGTAACCGGGTTAGGCAAGGGAAAAGGCGGATCCATGCATATCGCGGATTTAGATAAAGGAATTTTAGGAGCAAATGGAATTGTAGGAGGAGGCTTTCCGCTTGCATGCGGTTCTGCTTTAACTGCTAAGTATAAAAAGACAAAATATGTAAGCGTTTGCTTTTTTGGAGACGGAGCGGGCAATGAAGGGACGTTTCATGAAGGAATTAACTTAGCAGCCATTTGGAAACTGCCGGTTGTTTTTGTTGCTGAGAATAATGGCTACGGAGAGGCAACTCCATTTTCTTATGCTTCAAGCTGCAACGCGATTGCAGACCGTGCCGCATCTTATAACATTCCAGGCGTACGAGTGGATGGAAAAGACGTGATGGCTGTTTATGAAGCAGCTGCAGAAGCTATTCAACGAGCTCGCAGAGGGGAAGGCCCAACGTTAATTGAATGTGTAACATACCGAAATTACGGACATTTCGAAGGCGACGCACAAACGTACAAATTAGGAAACGAAAAGAAAGAACATCTTCAGGAAAAAGATGCTATTGCTCTGTTTGAAAACTATTTGCTTTCAGAACAAATAGTAACAGAAAAAGAGCTCAGAGATATTGATGGTAATGTAGAAAAAGCAGTAAAACGCGCAGTTGAGCTAGCAGAAACAAGCGATTATCCTGATGCTTCGGAACTATTAACAGATGTTTATGTATCTTACTAA
- a CDS encoding NCS2 family permease: MAMNEKMEAQHMELTKKSAPNPSWLDKLFHLTERKTDVKTEILAGITTFVTMSYIIFVNPTILSDAGIPKEAAIAATIFATVFATLLFALWANMPIAVAPGMGLNAFFTYTVVLGEGLTWQTGLGAVFISGVVFFILTITGLRKKIIEGIPAILKSAISVGIGLFIAFIGFKQAGIIVSNKENLVALGQLTKPGPLLALLGFIAVTVLTARKIKGAALISILLVSIAGVMVGIVEAPKSISSVVSFSMPSMSETFLQMDIKPALHYGLFSIIFSFTLVELFDNLGSMIGLSKKAGLMDEKGEIKGLDKALMADSLATVASAAMGSTAMNAYVENAVGIAEGGKTGLKALIVAILFLVSILFTPLISIIPSFATAPILIMVGALMLTEIKNIPLDEITDAVPAFCTIILMPLTFSIGEGLALGFLSYTFVKLLAGRAKEIHWIMYIISAAFIINFVWAA, translated from the coding sequence GTGGCGATGAATGAAAAAATGGAAGCTCAGCATATGGAACTAACAAAAAAGTCAGCACCTAATCCTTCATGGTTAGATAAGCTGTTTCATTTAACCGAACGCAAAACAGATGTAAAAACAGAAATTCTTGCTGGAATTACTACTTTTGTGACAATGAGCTATATTATCTTTGTTAATCCGACGATTTTATCAGATGCAGGCATTCCAAAAGAAGCAGCAATTGCGGCTACGATTTTTGCCACTGTCTTTGCAACTCTTTTGTTTGCGTTGTGGGCGAACATGCCTATTGCAGTAGCACCCGGAATGGGACTAAACGCTTTTTTTACGTATACAGTAGTATTGGGTGAAGGATTAACGTGGCAAACAGGTTTAGGAGCCGTATTTATTTCAGGCGTTGTGTTTTTTATTTTAACGATAACAGGCTTACGCAAGAAGATTATTGAAGGGATACCCGCTATTTTAAAAAGTGCTATTTCTGTTGGAATCGGTCTATTTATTGCTTTTATCGGCTTTAAGCAAGCAGGAATTATTGTAAGCAACAAAGAAAATTTGGTAGCACTTGGCCAACTTACAAAACCGGGCCCATTACTTGCTTTATTAGGTTTTATCGCCGTAACTGTATTAACTGCTCGAAAAATCAAAGGAGCTGCCCTAATTAGTATTTTACTAGTATCAATTGCCGGAGTGATGGTGGGCATAGTAGAAGCACCTAAAAGCATCAGCAGCGTTGTGTCGTTTTCAATGCCGAGCATGTCAGAAACTTTTTTACAAATGGATATTAAACCTGCTCTCCATTACGGTCTTTTCTCTATTATTTTTTCATTTACACTTGTGGAGCTATTTGATAATTTAGGATCGATGATTGGGCTATCTAAAAAAGCTGGATTAATGGATGAAAAAGGAGAAATTAAAGGATTAGATAAAGCTCTTATGGCAGATTCACTTGCGACTGTAGCCAGTGCTGCTATGGGATCTACCGCGATGAACGCATATGTAGAAAATGCTGTGGGAATTGCAGAAGGAGGCAAAACGGGCCTTAAAGCACTGATCGTTGCCATATTGTTTTTAGTGAGTATCTTATTTACTCCATTAATTAGTATTATTCCTTCTTTTGCTACAGCACCTATTTTAATTATGGTTGGGGCTCTCATGTTAACAGAAATAAAAAACATTCCTTTAGACGAGATAACAGATGCTGTGCCTGCTTTTTGTACTATTATTTTGATGCCGTTAACGTTTAGTATCGGCGAAGGCTTAGCGTTAGGGTTTTTATCTTATACTTTCGTTAAATTGTTAGCAGGCAGAGCGAAGGAAATTCACTGGATTATGTACATCATTAGCGCCGCTTTTATTATCAACTTCGTTTGGGCTGCTTGA